In Primulina eburnea isolate SZY01 chromosome 5, ASM2296580v1, whole genome shotgun sequence, a single window of DNA contains:
- the LOC140831630 gene encoding ABC transporter G family member 23-like, whose protein sequence is MAECFQAPRSSLENDSVVLFSTSESQDESNSQSSSCNYSPFQHHQSTMVYALNVTNLSYAITRDASISRLRFYGLKKEKTLHILKSVSFTARSSEILAIVGPSGTGKSTLLRIVSGRVNNIDFDPKSITLNDHAITSQVQLRKICGFVAQEDTLLPLLTVKETLVFSAKFRLKEMSVGERNERIEGLIQELGLMHVADSFVGDEENRGISGGERKRVSIGVDMIHDPPVLLLDEPTSGLDSSSALQVIELLSSIARFKQRTIILAIHQPSYRILQFIPNFLILSHGSVVHNGSLEKLEQAITRLGYKIPPQINPLEFSMEIISSLEESCSKQHPSQVERVVQRPTCSMLQLKLANEQTVNESVFSWLLEISVLCLRFWKIIFRTKQLLLARTMQALVGGFGLGSVYIKVRKNEGGGVAEVLGLFAFSLSFLLSSTIEALPIYLQEHHVLMKEASRGAYKISSYLIANTIVFCPFLFLVSILFSVPLYWIVGLNPSAFAFAFFTFTVWLIVLMASSLVLFLSVVSPDFISGNSLIGTVLGAFFLFSGYFIPKEFIPKYWLFMYYVSLYRYPLDSLVVNEYWSKRNTCFLTKIGTGNRDKLDCSLTGIDVLKSRGLDKDTRWINVGIMLMFFVFYRVLSWIILSRKVLKTRF, encoded by the coding sequence ATGGCAGAATGCTTTCAAGCTCCAAGGTCGAGCCTTGAAAATGACTCTGTGGTACTCTTCTCAACATCTGAATCACAAGACGAGTCCAATAGCCAATCTTCCTCCTGTAATTACTCCCCGTTCCAACACCACCAATCCACAATGGTCTACGCACTTAATGTAACTAATCTATCCTACGCTATAACAAGAGATGCATCGATTTCTCGTCTTCGTTTTTACGGTTTGAAGAAGGAGAAGACTCTCCatattcttaaatctgtctcTTTCACCGCCAGAAGCTCTGAGATCCTAGCCATTGTCGGCCCTAGTGGCACTGGTAAGTCTACACTGCTAAGAATAGTTTCAGGCAGAGTAAACAACATAGATTTTGATCCTAAGAGCATTACACTAAATGATCATGCAATAACGAGCCAAGTCCAGCTGAGGAAAATATGTGGATTTGTGGCACAAGAGGATACTCTGCTCCCTCTTTTAACGGTCAAAGAAACACTTGTTTTCAGCGCCAAGTTTAGGCTCAAAGAAATGAGTGTTGGAGAGAGAAATGAGAGGATCGAAGGCCTGATACAAGAACTGGGGCTGATGCATGTTGCAGATAGTTTTGTTGGAGATGAAGAAAATAGAGGGATTTCAGGTGGGGAGAGGAAAAGGGTGTCCATTGGAGTGGACATGATCCATGATCCACCTGTATTACTTCTGGATGAGCCAACTTCAGGGCTGGACAGCAGCTCGGCACTTCAAGTAATCGAGCTGCTTTCTTCGATAGCTAGGTTCAAACAAAGAACCATAATCTTGGCCATTCATCAACCAAGCTACAGGATTTTGCAATTCATTCCTAATTTCTTGATTCTTTCACATGGTTCTGTCGTGCATAACGGCTCCCTCGAGAAACTTGAACAAGCCATTACAAGATTAGGATACAAAATCCCACCACAGATAAACCCTCTCGAGTTCTCCATGGAAATCATCTCCAGTCTTGAGGAATCATGCTCAAAACAGCATCCATCTCAAGTAGAGAGAGTTGTACAACGTCCCACTTGTTCAATGTTGCAACTAAAACTTGCCAACGAACAGACTGTCAACGAGTCTGTTTTTTCGTGGTTATTAGAAATATCGGTCCTCTGCCTACGgttttggaagatcattttccgaACAAAGCAACTACTGTTGGCACGCACAATGCAAGCGCTTGTAGGGGGGTTTGGGTTGGGCAGTGTTTATATAAAAGTGAGGAAAAATGAAGGGGGAGGGGTTGCAGAAGTATTGGGCCTTTTCGCGTTTAGTCTCAGCTTTCTCCTTTCTTCCACAATAGAAGCTTTACCCATTTACCTTCAAGAACACCATGTTTTAATGAAAGAAGCATCCCGAGGTGCATACAAAATCTCATCATACTTGATAGCCAACACAATAGTTTTCTGCCCTTTTTTATTCTTAGTTTCTATTCTGTTTTCTGTTCCTTTATACTGGATTGTTGGATTAAATCCTTCAGCTTTTGCTTTCGCCTTTTTCACCTTCACCGTCTGGCTTATTGTTCTCATGGCAAGCTCTCTTGTGCTGTTTCTAAGTGTTGTTTCGCCAGATTTCATATCTGGTAATTCTTTAATCGGCACTGTTCTTGGTGCATTTTTTCTATTTTCTGGGTATTTTATTCCTAAAGAGTTCATTCCAAAGTATTGGTTGTTTATGTATTATGTTTCCCTTTATCGTTACCCTTTGGATTCTCTTGTTGTTAATGAGTATTGGAGTAAAAGAAACACATGTTTCTTGACAAAGATTGGGACAGGTAATCGAGATAAGTTGGATTGTTCGCTCACCGGCATAGATGTGTTGAAGAGTAGAGGACTGGACAAAGATACTAGGTGGATTAATGTTGGGATTATGCTGATGTTTTTCGTATTTTATCGAGTGCTTTCTTGGATCATACTTTCACGAAAAGTGTTGAAAACAAGATTTTAA